In one window of Paludisphaera rhizosphaerae DNA:
- a CDS encoding BlaI/MecI/CopY family transcriptional regulator, giving the protein MAGRKVLAMTERQFAVLRVLWEHGPLTVRGLMEHLPRGDRQPYTTVLGLLQQMEKAGLVEHDKDGQTHVYRPAVSSREATGSLLSDFLARFFHGSAEKLILGLVDSEQIAPDDLRAIESKLAEAEQGGEAEPKKATRRRKKP; this is encoded by the coding sequence ATGGCGGGGCGTAAGGTGCTGGCGATGACGGAGCGACAGTTCGCGGTCCTCCGGGTCCTCTGGGAACACGGGCCGCTGACGGTGCGGGGGCTGATGGAGCACCTCCCGCGCGGGGATCGGCAGCCTTACACGACGGTCCTCGGGCTGCTCCAGCAGATGGAGAAGGCCGGGCTCGTGGAGCACGACAAGGACGGCCAGACGCACGTTTACCGGCCTGCGGTGTCGAGTCGCGAGGCGACCGGCAGCCTGCTTTCGGACTTCCTCGCGCGGTTCTTCCACGGATCGGCGGAGAAGCTGATCCTCGGACTCGTCGACTCCGAGCAGATCGCCCCCGACGACCTCCGGGCCATCGAATCGAAGCTCGCCGAGGCGGAGCAGGGGGGCGAGGCCGAACCGAAGAAGGCGACCAGGCGGAGGAAGAAGCCATGA
- a CDS encoding carboxypeptidase regulatory-like domain-containing protein, with product MSDDPAAILVYRLVDTSIRWGFLIAALAVWLAIRPPRRAATRHALCTAVLLAGPLLAVSPRWGDAAIPWPAPAVATPAPAPPSVPLHEPPPPLVMPREPIVETIAEIEPIVAVEIPAAPPPEPIDWPKVAWRSAAGVWAAGTIMMLARLLLGAGSLARWSRRAVSASADDLSLFDECRAELPTSRPVRLARHSGTTSPVVVGGFRPLILLPGAEAWDERSTDQRRAALWHELAHVRRYDDAWKLLQELIRVPSWHHPLVHWLLSRLDRERELLCDEAAVSLGDDPKGLARLLLELSRRPTGRSVPSTSLPFLDRRTTAIRIERLLEDDMTRSLSRPSLFRTLTIGPLALVAALGIGGLRVRLSEASEPPRQEPPPAAGRPAPKFDVFSGEIIDSQGRPIAGVTGVEIPIGPSSRRVVTDAEGRFTLEGANLTKHTPFVFWAPGYIPARGLVKFISRPQATKWRFPLREASPFSGQVVDDHGEPIAGATVRLKRIVASEKQGDNGFKTSTFPIGADWPAPGLSGTTAADGSFTFPYASSTVSTDVDLEIRTGNGRLMVPRVEWKDSPFNPRNPFTIGLVAVSTVENTRITVVPAARLEGSVASQVQGVDLSQLRVRTWPSIGRSPGPFPLDETPSVPVAADGRFTIDGLNAGSIDLRVEGPGRDQDWIASDARNIQPILGATTKATLTLRTGVEVVGKVVERGTGRPASGVTLGASDPKLMFGHHAARVTTDAQGRYKLRMEHGRRIFGVSVHAGWDQWQEMESKRFVTVPEGVARFEAPTIEMPPYVAARVRVVDADHRPLAGMKVTACVGSYFPTPVPALPLTGGGEDNFTVSVVSDADAKSFSDAQRLKSAEFWTVFGETDADGRLAVTESSDLVPGDEPVKVWVDLPDGTKHESRFASATGGVEVVLPPRQGAADVFHGMVVDPQNRPIAGAVGVEAPLGRNARRVVTDADGRFTLDNVDRNKPVRFVFSAPGYFPASPTIPFVDRPQDTKWVCKLQEAAPFSGRIVDAVGKPITGATVRLTQVAVIDSKDGQSGSCDLVPLQSDSPFPETTTTTNDDGSFTFPYASKSAATEVNLTIRTRDGRMMVPQPFAKPITPRPGFPWTIESVAVSTTEKTQITVVPAARLSGKITSQVPGVDLSQLRVKVRSSLARFASLEDVLPSVPVTADGWFAFDCLSNTKVDLRVEGPGRHQDWIVDDARDIQPTLGATTEASLSLRPGVEVIGKVVERKTGRPLAGVAFVAQVADMQFFDQTVQVRTDVDGRYRLRLSPRRYVFGVDPRSHALVPQVESKRFVTIPDGVAAFEPPTIEAPPHIVPRIRVIDADRRPVADASVTVSAGKPTLFVPADAPAGSWTTTIASGDKIYSSVKFAISFIPSVPGAKPQVDDLLLKGVEYWPVFGKTGADGLLVAASPWNTIPGDEPAMVEVVAPGGQTHKLQVHAAGEEVVKITLPRREGGADEFRGMVVDPQGQPLAGVVGVEANPRVGGRLTVRTDAGGRFALKGVDLKDRSRFLFWAPGCVPSYGGMSPDYRPGGLEWLLKFPAAAPFSCRLVDERGKPVAGATVRLAQIALVRTEGDSTGRSGPVALDIDSLVPNTTTTTAADGSFSFPHGCKDWGTEVRLEIRTADGRPMIPQPASDRRWLHNAWLEKLVAVSTKAQTQITAVPSARVEGKVRSEVPDVDLSRLWIRVRLTRGRMDNLDLNRSCAVPVAADGKFTLDYLDAEKVDLLVEGPGRDQDWITNDALSVSPTLGATTEASVTLRRGVEMIGKVVERGTNRPMAGATVGLYMPEIHLLNRMARTRTDAEGRYRIRGESMIRQMVGVDVRGDSPILRLESKRGVQVPEGVERFEVPTIEVPPYVVARFRVVDADHRPVAGARISWPGRDGLMGLRNGTTNADGRLTLDPIMASRIKIPSDAPFALKIASPGGQEQPFEIQPTADGLVEVVLPPREEPAMELKGVVLDPEGRPVPGATVVIEDAGNGPLPGRLRASLTSDDRGRYSWKVDPSVSLVCVLARAPGFVSAVGSDLWATNPRFNAETGRDFNVKLDRPGEFGGVLVDRDGHPMAGARIQATRAQFYQGTGDNRMIHRIRLPIPDDPQGLHAPGRLPVVATTAVDGSFQFSESLPNTETTLWLEITDGQGRPVTVRPARINSQGDPAPLNAAEFRPGDRPTLAAVPASWIEGRVSTEIPGLDLSQLSVEAVGREPKSDAFSVHPRGLNRVSVRADGRYRIGPIVPAAVDLVLHGPDECKLWTYRAKDDLKPPVDGTLHVDLEAIEGVEVVGKVIDSMQGRGLPGAVVEARPGGRTATTDLDGLYHLRLPEGEARIIVRALPAGFESIPAVGAEHKIIVPWGVERFEAPRIVTAKLTDLR from the coding sequence ATGAGCGACGACCCCGCCGCCATCCTCGTTTATCGACTCGTCGACACATCGATCCGATGGGGCTTCCTGATCGCCGCGCTGGCCGTCTGGCTGGCGATCCGCCCGCCGAGGCGTGCGGCCACCCGACACGCACTTTGCACCGCCGTCCTGCTGGCTGGCCCGCTCTTGGCCGTCTCCCCGCGCTGGGGAGACGCCGCCATCCCCTGGCCGGCGCCGGCCGTTGCAACACCTGCGCCGGCACCACCGAGCGTGCCCCTCCACGAGCCCCCGCCGCCGCTCGTCATGCCCCGCGAACCGATCGTGGAGACGATCGCCGAGATCGAACCCATCGTCGCCGTCGAGATCCCCGCGGCGCCCCCGCCGGAGCCGATCGATTGGCCGAAGGTCGCCTGGCGTTCAGCGGCCGGCGTCTGGGCCGCCGGAACGATCATGATGCTCGCGAGACTCCTGCTAGGGGCCGGCTCGCTCGCCAGGTGGTCGCGACGGGCCGTCTCGGCGTCGGCCGACGACTTATCCCTGTTCGACGAATGCCGCGCCGAGTTGCCGACATCGCGGCCCGTCCGACTCGCCAGGCATTCAGGAACGACGTCGCCGGTGGTCGTCGGCGGCTTCCGGCCGCTGATCCTCCTTCCTGGAGCCGAAGCCTGGGACGAGCGATCCACCGACCAGCGTCGGGCGGCGCTCTGGCATGAACTCGCGCACGTCCGACGATATGACGACGCGTGGAAGCTCTTGCAGGAGCTGATCCGCGTCCCGTCGTGGCATCACCCTTTGGTCCACTGGCTTCTGAGCCGCCTTGACCGCGAGCGGGAGTTGCTCTGCGACGAGGCGGCCGTATCCCTGGGCGACGACCCGAAAGGCCTGGCCCGACTGCTCCTGGAGCTGTCCCGCCGGCCGACCGGCCGCTCCGTCCCGTCGACCTCGCTCCCCTTCCTGGACCGCCGAACCACGGCGATCCGCATCGAACGCCTCCTGGAGGATGACATGACGCGTTCGCTCTCACGCCCTTCGCTGTTCCGCACCCTGACCATCGGCCCTCTTGCGCTTGTCGCCGCACTGGGCATCGGCGGCCTGCGCGTCCGCCTCTCCGAGGCGAGTGAACCACCGCGCCAGGAACCGCCCCCCGCAGCAGGACGCCCCGCCCCCAAGTTCGACGTCTTCAGCGGGGAGATCATCGACTCGCAAGGGCGTCCGATCGCCGGTGTGACCGGCGTCGAGATACCCATTGGACCGTCATCCCGACGCGTCGTCACGGACGCCGAAGGTCGATTCACGCTCGAAGGGGCGAACCTGACGAAACACACTCCTTTCGTCTTCTGGGCCCCCGGGTACATCCCTGCGCGTGGGCTGGTCAAGTTCATCTCTCGTCCGCAAGCCACGAAGTGGAGATTCCCTCTCCGAGAGGCCTCGCCATTTTCAGGCCAGGTCGTCGACGATCACGGCGAGCCTATCGCCGGCGCGACAGTGCGTCTGAAGCGGATCGTCGCCAGCGAGAAGCAGGGTGACAATGGTTTCAAAACCAGCACCTTCCCCATCGGCGCCGACTGGCCCGCACCCGGCCTCTCGGGGACGACGGCCGCCGACGGCTCATTCACCTTCCCCTACGCTTCCAGCACTGTGTCGACAGACGTGGACCTGGAGATCAGAACGGGCAACGGCCGCCTGATGGTGCCTCGTGTCGAGTGGAAAGACTCTCCGTTCAATCCCCGTAATCCGTTCACGATCGGACTGGTCGCCGTCTCGACCGTGGAGAATACTCGGATTACGGTTGTCCCAGCGGCGCGGCTGGAGGGCAGTGTTGCTTCACAGGTCCAGGGAGTGGATCTCTCCCAGCTCAGAGTTCGGACCTGGCCGTCGATCGGACGGTCGCCGGGGCCATTCCCTCTCGACGAAACTCCCAGCGTCCCCGTCGCCGCCGACGGCCGATTCACGATCGACGGCCTGAACGCCGGCAGCATCGATCTCCGTGTCGAAGGGCCGGGGCGTGACCAGGACTGGATTGCCTCTGACGCCAGGAATATCCAGCCGATCCTGGGTGCAACTACAAAGGCCACCCTGACACTGAGGACCGGCGTCGAAGTCGTCGGCAAGGTCGTCGAGAGGGGCACGGGTCGCCCGGCCTCGGGAGTCACCTTGGGGGCGAGCGATCCGAAGCTCATGTTTGGCCACCATGCCGCCCGGGTCACCACAGACGCCCAGGGACGTTATAAGCTTCGAATGGAGCATGGCCGACGCATCTTCGGCGTCAGCGTCCACGCAGGATGGGATCAGTGGCAAGAGATGGAATCCAAGCGATTCGTGACGGTCCCCGAGGGAGTCGCCAGATTCGAGGCGCCGACGATCGAGATGCCGCCTTACGTCGCCGCCCGCGTCCGCGTGGTCGATGCCGACCATCGGCCACTCGCGGGGATGAAGGTCACGGCGTGCGTCGGGAGTTACTTCCCGACTCCCGTCCCTGCACTTCCATTGACCGGCGGAGGAGAGGACAACTTCACGGTTAGCGTCGTTTCAGACGCTGATGCGAAGTCGTTTTCTGATGCTCAACGTCTCAAGAGTGCGGAGTTTTGGACCGTCTTTGGCGAGACGGACGCGGACGGGCGACTTGCCGTCACTGAGTCCTCGGACCTTGTGCCCGGCGATGAACCCGTCAAGGTGTGGGTCGATCTTCCCGATGGCACGAAGCATGAATCCAGGTTCGCCTCCGCGACCGGCGGCGTCGAGGTCGTGCTGCCGCCGAGACAGGGCGCAGCTGATGTGTTCCACGGGATGGTCGTCGATCCCCAAAACCGTCCCATCGCCGGTGCTGTCGGGGTGGAAGCGCCCCTCGGCCGCAATGCCCGACGAGTCGTCACCGATGCCGACGGCCGGTTCACGCTGGATAATGTCGACCGGAACAAGCCCGTCCGCTTCGTCTTCTCCGCCCCGGGTTACTTCCCGGCGTCCCCGACCATTCCGTTCGTCGATCGCCCCCAAGACACGAAGTGGGTCTGCAAACTTCAGGAGGCCGCGCCGTTCTCCGGGCGGATCGTCGACGCGGTCGGGAAGCCGATCACCGGCGCGACGGTACGCTTGACACAAGTCGCTGTCATCGATTCGAAGGACGGCCAAAGCGGCTCATGCGACCTTGTCCCTCTCCAGAGCGATTCGCCCTTTCCCGAGACGACCACGACGACGAACGACGACGGATCGTTCACCTTTCCGTATGCGTCGAAGTCGGCGGCGACGGAGGTGAATCTAACGATCCGCACGCGAGACGGCCGGATGATGGTCCCCCAACCCTTCGCGAAGCCAATCACTCCCAGGCCAGGATTCCCCTGGACGATCGAGTCGGTCGCCGTCTCGACCACGGAGAAGACCCAAATCACAGTCGTCCCCGCCGCGCGGCTTTCGGGCAAGATCACCTCCCAGGTCCCGGGAGTCGACCTTTCCCAGTTGCGAGTGAAGGTCCGGTCGTCGCTGGCGCGGTTTGCATCGCTGGAGGACGTCCTCCCGAGCGTCCCCGTCACCGCCGACGGCTGGTTCGCATTCGACTGTCTGAGCAACACGAAGGTCGATCTTAGAGTCGAAGGCCCTGGCCGCCACCAGGACTGGATCGTCGACGACGCGAGGGACATTCAACCCACTCTCGGCGCGACGACCGAAGCGTCGTTGTCGCTCCGCCCGGGTGTGGAAGTGATCGGCAAGGTCGTCGAGCGGAAAACGGGCCGCCCCCTGGCGGGGGTGGCGTTCGTCGCGCAGGTGGCGGACATGCAGTTTTTCGATCAGACCGTCCAGGTCCGCACCGACGTCGATGGCCGTTACCGACTGCGCCTTTCACCTCGTCGGTACGTCTTCGGCGTCGATCCCCGGTCCCACGCGCTCGTACCGCAAGTGGAATCCAAGCGATTTGTGACGATCCCCGATGGCGTCGCCGCCTTCGAGCCCCCGACGATCGAGGCCCCGCCCCACATCGTGCCGCGCATTCGCGTCATCGACGCTGACCGCCGACCGGTTGCCGACGCGAGTGTCACGGTCAGCGCCGGGAAGCCCACTCTCTTCGTTCCCGCCGACGCTCCCGCCGGCTCCTGGACGACGACCATCGCTTCGGGAGACAAGATCTATTCAAGCGTCAAGTTCGCGATCTCGTTCATCCCATCGGTGCCCGGCGCGAAACCGCAGGTCGATGACCTGCTTCTCAAGGGCGTCGAATACTGGCCCGTCTTCGGGAAGACCGGTGCCGACGGCCTCCTCGTCGCCGCCTCCCCGTGGAACACAATCCCCGGCGACGAGCCGGCAATGGTGGAGGTCGTCGCGCCCGGAGGGCAGACGCACAAACTCCAGGTCCACGCCGCAGGCGAGGAAGTCGTCAAGATAACGCTGCCTCGTCGCGAGGGTGGCGCCGACGAGTTCCGCGGGATGGTTGTCGACCCGCAAGGGCAGCCGCTTGCCGGCGTCGTCGGCGTCGAGGCGAACCCGCGAGTCGGAGGGCGACTCACCGTCCGCACCGACGCTGGTGGGCGGTTCGCCCTCAAGGGGGTCGACCTGAAGGACCGCAGCCGCTTCCTGTTCTGGGCCCCGGGATGCGTGCCGTCGTACGGTGGCATGTCTCCGGACTATCGGCCCGGCGGCCTGGAGTGGCTCTTGAAGTTCCCGGCGGCCGCGCCGTTCTCCTGTCGACTGGTCGATGAGCGTGGGAAGCCGGTCGCCGGAGCGACGGTGCGACTGGCCCAGATCGCCCTGGTTCGAACCGAGGGCGATAGTACAGGTCGGAGCGGGCCCGTGGCGCTGGATATCGACTCCCTCGTCCCCAATACGACCACGACGACGGCCGCCGATGGCTCGTTCTCGTTCCCCCACGGTTGCAAGGATTGGGGCACCGAGGTCCGGCTTGAAATCCGGACCGCCGACGGCCGGCCCATGATCCCTCAACCCGCCTCGGATCGCCGCTGGCTTCACAATGCCTGGCTGGAGAAGCTTGTCGCCGTCTCGACCAAGGCCCAAACCCAGATCACGGCGGTTCCGTCGGCCCGGGTCGAAGGGAAGGTCCGATCCGAGGTTCCTGACGTAGACCTTTCCAGGTTGTGGATCCGCGTCCGGCTCACGCGAGGCCGAATGGACAACCTCGACCTTAACCGCTCCTGCGCAGTTCCCGTCGCCGCAGACGGCAAGTTCACGCTGGACTACCTGGACGCGGAGAAGGTCGACCTCCTCGTCGAAGGACCGGGCCGTGATCAGGACTGGATCACCAATGATGCCTTGAGCGTCTCCCCGACGTTAGGTGCCACGACCGAGGCGTCCGTCACCCTGCGGCGGGGCGTTGAGATGATCGGGAAGGTGGTGGAGCGGGGGACGAACCGGCCCATGGCCGGGGCGACGGTCGGCCTTTACATGCCCGAGATCCATTTGCTCAACCGCATGGCTCGAACCCGCACCGACGCCGAAGGCCGCTACCGTATCCGGGGCGAGTCGATGATCCGCCAGATGGTCGGCGTCGACGTCCGAGGAGACTCACCCATCCTGCGACTGGAGTCCAAGCGCGGCGTGCAAGTCCCGGAGGGCGTTGAGCGGTTCGAGGTCCCGACGATCGAGGTGCCGCCTTACGTCGTCGCTCGGTTCCGCGTCGTCGACGCCGACCACCGGCCCGTCGCCGGGGCGAGGATCTCCTGGCCCGGCCGAGACGGCTTGATGGGTCTTCGGAACGGCACGACGAACGCCGACGGGCGCCTGACGCTCGACCCCATAATGGCCTCCCGAATCAAGATCCCCTCGGACGCCCCCTTCGCACTGAAGATCGCCTCGCCCGGCGGCCAGGAACAGCCATTCGAGATCCAACCCACGGCCGACGGGCTCGTCGAGGTCGTCCTGCCCCCTCGCGAGGAACCCGCCATGGAACTCAAGGGCGTCGTCCTCGACCCGGAGGGTAGACCCGTTCCGGGTGCCACAGTGGTCATCGAGGACGCGGGAAACGGGCCCTTGCCGGGGCGTCTTCGAGCCTCGCTCACGAGCGATGATCGTGGGCGATACTCCTGGAAAGTCGACCCGTCGGTCAGCCTGGTTTGCGTGCTGGCACGCGCGCCGGGTTTTGTTTCCGCGGTCGGATCTGATTTGTGGGCGACCAATCCGAGGTTCAATGCCGAGACGGGCCGCGACTTCAACGTCAAGCTCGATCGGCCCGGAGAATTCGGCGGCGTCCTCGTCGATCGAGACGGTCATCCCATGGCCGGCGCACGCATCCAGGCGACTCGGGCCCAATTTTATCAGGGCACGGGTGACAATCGAATGATCCACCGCATTCGCCTGCCCATCCCCGATGACCCGCAGGGGCTTCACGCCCCGGGACGGCTCCCAGTCGTCGCGACGACGGCCGTCGATGGTTCGTTCCAGTTCTCGGAATCGCTGCCGAACACGGAGACGACTCTATGGTTGGAGATCACGGACGGCCAGGGCCGACCGGTGACAGTCCGTCCGGCGCGTATCAACTCGCAAGGTGACCCGGCTCCGTTGAACGCGGCCGAATTTCGCCCCGGCGACCGGCCGACGCTGGCGGCCGTGCCGGCTTCCTGGATCGAAGGCCGAGTCTCGACGGAGATCCCCGGACTCGATCTCTCGCAATTGTCGGTCGAGGCCGTCGGCCGAGAACCGAAGAGCGACGCTTTCTCGGTTCATCCCCGCGGCCTGAACCGGGTCTCGGTGCGGGCGGACGGCCGTTACAGGATCGGTCCCATTGTGCCTGCCGCGGTCGACCTCGTGCTCCACGGGCCGGACGAATGCAAGCTGTGGACCTATCGCGCGAAGGATGACCTCAAGCCGCCGGTCGACGGCACGCTTCACGTCGACTTGGAAGCGATCGAAGGCGTCGAGGTCGTGGGAAAGGTCATCGACTCAATGCAGGGCCGCGGACTCCCCGGCGCCGTGGTGGAAGCCCGCCCCGGGGGTCGGACGGCGACCACCGACCTGGACGGACTTTATCATCTGCGCCTGCCGGAGGGGGAGGCTCGCATCATCGTCCGCGCCCTGCCTGCCGGCTTCGAATCGATTCCGGCTGTGGGTGCGGAGCACAAGATCATCGTCCCCTGGGGCGTCGAGCGGTTCGAAGCTCCGCGAATCGTTACCGCGAAGCTGACAGACCTTCGCTGA
- a CDS encoding endonuclease domain-containing protein, with amino-acid sequence MNDDGPSRNGKKPRLDPELKRRAKMNRREPTAPERLLWQVLRGGRLRGTKFRRQVVIEPYVVDFFCHESRLAVEVDGESHADRGEADLTRQRWLEAQGIRVLRVGNDDVLKDMETVVEAILLALDRAKALGSG; translated from the coding sequence ATGAACGATGACGGCCCTTCGAGGAATGGGAAAAAGCCGCGGCTTGATCCCGAACTGAAGCGGCGGGCGAAGATGAATCGCAGGGAGCCGACAGCGCCCGAGCGGCTGCTTTGGCAAGTCTTGCGCGGGGGGCGTCTCCGTGGGACGAAGTTCCGCCGTCAGGTCGTAATCGAGCCTTATGTAGTCGACTTTTTCTGTCACGAATCAAGGTTGGCTGTGGAGGTTGACGGCGAGAGCCACGCTGATCGAGGCGAGGCCGATTTGACCCGTCAGCGGTGGCTGGAAGCCCAGGGGATTCGCGTGCTTCGAGTCGGGAACGACGACGTGTTGAAGGATATGGAAACTGTGGTTGAAGCGATCCTTCTCGCTTTGGATCGAGCAAAGGCGCTAGGGAGCGGTTGA